The Streptomyces spororaveus genome includes a region encoding these proteins:
- a CDS encoding PIG-L family deacetylase: MSDSWQGPEDRDRPSEQAHRGYQGYRQQPQYSTQPAHQGHPQPYAHPPEQARRLHQVHQATTQADLAEPIEPADSTEPAGPAGPAGPAGPAGPLPVADPVAPPERPETPDAPDAPDAPDAQAPGRRRRARGKGRARRRRAGLVKVVAFCVVTAAGSMLLLRGNEILDRLGSPATPDKAAGTPTPAPEPPDPGRVLQVVAHPDDDLYFMNPDLRYSIATGHPVTSVYLTSGEADGINAGSAKAATTKPDKPAYAEARQNGIRAAYAKMATGDRGSPWTRTVVPTKGGGFAEVDVLVAKPHVNLVWLQLREAGTVYDSVPESLHGLWDGKVARLDSMLASGTPVTQKFAYSKDQVVQTLVGILEQYRPTTVRSQDPTPGRYADTKRYTDHQDHFYGARFVQLATAAYAKDVTDRPHFAVQNYAGYINGSLPSALDPDEAREKLDILGTYAWLDQQNHCNSPAGCGDLKVSDQPGGNRWSDSINYARGTSTSWLTSDAELGLWAFKVLDGQVAVWHRAGPVGRWKGPDLLPGTGMDPGVSTVTLPDGRIAAFGTRTSFGAKPADYRREVVHAVQKQPGSGEFTEWQSLGTPESADETWTSDISAPAVSVDGSGQLAAYVRDGANSLRGRVQRADGGWGPWEKYGGTDLHGSPATATDGAGRRMVFCATSKSVVGWVQPKPGAPLGQVTATGLPDTTLPLTADGREGGVRLWFRKPGSGNVRTALVTGEGGLKVSQMTDLGGLQGFGSVTASGHVLAGRTAGGQLGSEAGPGGPWERSPLMFVGAPSSTMTGRNLVSLAVVGLDARLYVTSSADTPNAHLAPWQPVGPRNAPPYPSAP, encoded by the coding sequence GTGTCCGACTCCTGGCAGGGCCCCGAGGACCGGGACCGCCCCTCCGAGCAGGCGCACCGGGGATACCAGGGCTACCGGCAGCAACCGCAGTATTCGACGCAACCGGCGCACCAGGGCCACCCGCAGCCGTACGCGCACCCGCCCGAGCAGGCCCGCCGGCTCCACCAGGTCCACCAGGCCACGACGCAGGCCGACTTGGCCGAGCCGATCGAACCGGCCGACTCGACCGAACCGGCCGGACCGGCAGGACCGGCAGGACCGGCAGGACCGGCAGGACCGCTTCCGGTGGCCGACCCCGTCGCCCCGCCCGAGCGCCCCGAAACCCCCGACGCGCCCGATGCCCCCGATGCCCCCGATGCCCAAGCCCCCGGTCGCCGCCGCCGGGCCCGCGGCAAGGGCCGGGCGCGCCGTCGCCGGGCCGGCCTCGTCAAGGTCGTCGCCTTCTGCGTGGTCACCGCCGCCGGCAGCATGCTCCTGCTCCGCGGCAACGAGATCCTCGACCGCCTGGGCTCCCCCGCGACCCCCGACAAGGCGGCCGGCACGCCCACCCCCGCCCCCGAGCCGCCCGACCCCGGCCGGGTGCTCCAGGTCGTCGCGCACCCCGACGACGACCTGTACTTCATGAACCCGGACCTGCGGTACTCCATAGCCACCGGCCACCCCGTCACCTCGGTCTACCTGACCTCCGGCGAGGCCGACGGCATCAACGCCGGCTCCGCCAAGGCGGCCACCACCAAGCCCGACAAGCCCGCCTACGCCGAGGCCCGCCAGAACGGCATCCGCGCCGCCTACGCCAAGATGGCCACCGGCGACCGGGGCAGCCCCTGGACGCGCACCGTCGTACCGACCAAGGGCGGCGGTTTCGCCGAGGTCGACGTCCTCGTCGCCAAACCCCACGTCAACCTCGTCTGGCTGCAGCTCCGCGAGGCCGGCACCGTCTACGACAGCGTCCCGGAGAGCCTGCACGGCCTGTGGGACGGCAAGGTCGCCCGCCTGGACTCCATGCTCGCGTCCGGCACCCCGGTCACGCAGAAGTTCGCGTACTCCAAGGACCAGGTCGTCCAGACCCTCGTCGGCATCCTGGAGCAGTACCGGCCGACCACCGTCCGCTCGCAGGACCCGACCCCCGGCCGGTATGCCGACACCAAGCGGTACACCGACCACCAGGACCACTTCTACGGTGCCCGGTTCGTCCAGCTGGCCACCGCCGCCTACGCCAAGGACGTCACGGACCGCCCGCACTTCGCGGTGCAGAACTACGCCGGCTACATCAACGGCTCGCTGCCCAGCGCCCTGGACCCGGACGAGGCCAGGGAGAAGCTGGACATCCTGGGCACCTACGCCTGGCTCGACCAGCAGAACCACTGCAACAGCCCGGCCGGCTGCGGCGACCTCAAGGTCTCCGACCAGCCCGGCGGCAACCGGTGGTCGGACTCCATCAACTACGCCCGCGGTACCAGCACCAGCTGGCTGACCTCCGACGCGGAGCTCGGGCTGTGGGCCTTCAAGGTGCTCGACGGCCAGGTGGCCGTCTGGCACCGGGCCGGTCCCGTCGGCCGCTGGAAGGGCCCGGACCTGCTTCCCGGCACCGGCATGGACCCGGGCGTCAGCACCGTGACCCTGCCGGACGGCCGGATAGCCGCCTTCGGCACCCGCACTTCCTTCGGCGCGAAGCCCGCCGACTACCGGCGCGAGGTCGTCCACGCCGTCCAGAAGCAGCCGGGGTCCGGGGAGTTCACGGAGTGGCAGTCGCTCGGCACCCCCGAGAGCGCCGACGAGACCTGGACTTCCGACATCAGCGCCCCGGCCGTATCGGTCGACGGCAGCGGCCAGTTGGCGGCGTACGTCCGCGACGGCGCGAACAGCCTGCGCGGCCGGGTGCAGCGCGCGGACGGCGGTTGGGGTCCCTGGGAGAAGTACGGCGGCACCGACCTGCACGGCTCCCCGGCCACCGCGACCGACGGCGCCGGGCGGCGCATGGTGTTCTGCGCCACCTCCAAGTCGGTGGTGGGCTGGGTGCAGCCCAAGCCGGGCGCCCCGCTGGGCCAGGTCACGGCCACCGGGCTGCCGGACACCACGCTCCCGCTGACCGCGGACGGGCGCGAGGGCGGCGTACGGCTGTGGTTCCGCAAGCCCGGCTCCGGCAATGTCCGCACCGCCCTCGTCACGGGTGAGGGCGGGCTGAAGGTGAGCCAGATGACCGACCTCGGCGGCCTCCAGGGCTTCGGCTCGGTGACGGCGAGCGGGCACGTGCTGGCGGGCCGCACCGCGGGCGGGCAACTGGGCTCGGAGGCCGGGCCGGGCGGGCCGTGGGAACGGTCCCCGCTGATGTTCGTCGGCGCGCCCTCCTCCACGATGACCGGCAGGAACCTGGTCAGCCTGGCGGTGGTGGGGCTCGACGCGCGGCTGTACGTGACCTCCTCGGCGGACACGCCGAACGCGCACCTGGCGCCGTGGCAGCCGGTGGGCCCGCGCAACGCGCCTCCGTACCCCTCCGCACCGTAG
- a CDS encoding PIG-L family deacetylase — protein MPVTRRRFAALLTVLTAGATGVLSVATGQQTTAEATQDKNPAAAQPASVTAGSVVQVVAHPDDDLFFMNPDLSRSLLSGTQVTTAYLTSGESDGRNQARGGAATDPEQPADRAHYAEARQNGIRSAYAQMATGDRTSAWKRTVFPTAGGGRAEIDVLIAKPQVNLVWLMLREARTTGEDTPESLRGLWNGRIPALDSQLTSGTPVKQPFTYTKDQLVETIAGVLEQYRPTTIRMQDPTPNRYGENGTGRYTDHQDHMYGARFVQAATAAYADRVSRRPHFTVQNYLGYHNSTLPHALDPQTAEAKTGFLKTYAWQDRQDYCGSPSGCGDRKVAGNPTGRNWAQSLRYTRADHTSWLTEGSPGRLWAFATLDGRTAYWTRTPGGDWAGPMFLPGTGIDPGATAARLPGGRIAVLATRTTLGPAPAEYRREVVYAVQSVPDGPFGPWQSLGTPERTDDEGTSAISAPAVAVDARGLLTVYLRDSRRTLRASTQEPGGGFSPWERLGGEDLQGDPVTATDAAGRRHVYATTTTSVLAWTQRTPDTPLLGPAPTGLPATTVPLSASPEGAGIRLFFRRPDSGVVRTALVTAGPSVRPHVSSVTEAGGRAGYGAVGTAGRLIVGRADSGTVGTTGLGGPPAWTESRMLFAGAPSAVLEPSGTTTTAVLGLDAELHTTTTPGTPNHPTWHRAVH, from the coding sequence ATGCCCGTGACCCGTCGCCGCTTCGCGGCCCTGCTCACCGTGCTGACAGCCGGCGCCACCGGCGTGCTCTCCGTGGCCACCGGCCAGCAGACCACCGCCGAAGCCACCCAGGACAAGAACCCGGCTGCGGCCCAGCCCGCGAGCGTCACCGCCGGATCGGTCGTCCAGGTCGTCGCCCATCCCGACGACGACCTGTTCTTCATGAACCCGGACCTCAGCCGGTCCCTGCTGTCCGGCACCCAGGTCACCACCGCCTACCTCACCTCCGGCGAGTCCGACGGCCGCAACCAGGCCCGCGGCGGCGCCGCCACGGACCCCGAACAGCCCGCCGACCGCGCCCACTACGCGGAGGCCCGGCAGAACGGCATCCGCTCCGCGTACGCGCAGATGGCCACCGGGGACCGCACCAGCGCGTGGAAGCGCACGGTCTTCCCCACCGCCGGGGGCGGCCGGGCCGAAATCGACGTCCTCATAGCGAAACCGCAGGTCAACCTGGTGTGGTTGATGCTGCGCGAGGCCCGCACCACCGGCGAGGACACCCCCGAGAGCCTGCGCGGCCTGTGGAACGGGCGGATACCCGCGCTGGACTCCCAGCTCACCTCCGGCACCCCGGTCAAGCAGCCGTTCACGTACACGAAGGACCAGCTCGTCGAGACGATAGCCGGGGTCCTGGAGCAGTACCGGCCGACGACGATACGCATGCAGGACCCGACGCCGAACCGGTACGGCGAGAACGGGACCGGCCGGTACACCGATCACCAGGACCACATGTACGGCGCCCGCTTCGTGCAGGCCGCCACCGCCGCCTACGCCGACCGGGTCAGCAGGCGCCCGCACTTCACGGTCCAGAACTACCTCGGCTACCACAACAGCACCCTCCCGCACGCGCTGGACCCGCAGACCGCCGAGGCCAAGACCGGCTTCCTGAAGACCTACGCCTGGCAGGACCGCCAGGACTACTGCGGCAGCCCGTCGGGCTGCGGCGACCGCAAGGTCGCGGGCAACCCGACCGGGCGCAACTGGGCCCAGTCGCTGCGCTACACCCGCGCCGACCACACCTCCTGGCTGACGGAGGGAAGCCCCGGCCGGCTGTGGGCCTTCGCCACGCTGGACGGCCGGACCGCGTACTGGACGCGCACCCCCGGCGGTGACTGGGCGGGCCCGATGTTCCTCCCGGGGACGGGCATCGACCCGGGCGCCACCGCCGCCCGCCTGCCCGGCGGCCGCATCGCCGTCCTCGCCACCCGCACCACCCTCGGCCCCGCGCCCGCGGAGTACCGGCGCGAGGTCGTGTACGCCGTCCAGTCCGTGCCCGACGGCCCCTTCGGCCCGTGGCAGTCGCTCGGTACCCCGGAGCGCACCGACGACGAGGGCACCTCGGCGATCAGCGCCCCCGCGGTGGCCGTGGACGCGCGGGGCCTCCTCACGGTCTACCTCCGCGACTCGCGCCGCACCCTGCGCGCGAGCACCCAGGAGCCCGGCGGCGGCTTCTCGCCGTGGGAGCGGCTCGGCGGCGAGGACCTGCAGGGCGATCCGGTGACGGCGACCGACGCGGCGGGGCGGCGCCACGTGTACGCGACCACCACCACGTCCGTCCTGGCCTGGACCCAGCGCACCCCGGACACCCCGCTGCTCGGCCCGGCACCGACGGGCCTGCCGGCCACCACGGTCCCCCTCTCGGCCTCCCCGGAGGGCGCGGGCATCCGCCTCTTCTTCCGCCGCCCGGACTCGGGGGTCGTGCGCACCGCCCTGGTCACGGCGGGCCCCTCGGTCCGGCCCCACGTCTCCAGCGTCACCGAGGCGGGCGGCCGCGCCGGCTACGGCGCGGTCGGCACCGCGGGCCGCCTCATCGTGGGCCGCGCGGACAGCGGCACGGTCGGCACCACGGGCCTCGGCGGCCCCCCGGCGTGGACCGAGTCCCGCATGCTCTTCGCGGGCGCCCCGTCCGCCGTCCTCGAACCCTCGGGCACCACCACGACGGCGGTCCTGGGCCTGGACGCCGAACTCCACACGACGACGACCCCCGGCACCCCCAACCACCCCACCTGGCACCGCGCGGTCCACTGA
- a CDS encoding glutamine synthetase family protein translates to MDKQQEFVLRTLEERDIRFVRLWFTDVLGFLKSVAVAPAELEQAFDEGIGFDGSAIEGFARVYESDMIAKPDPSTFQILPWRAEAPGTARMFCDILMPDGSPSFADPRYVLKRILNKTSDLGFTFYTHPEIEFFLLKDKPLDGTRPVPADNSGYFDHTPQNVGMDFRRQAITMLESMGISVEFSHHEGAPGQQEIDLRYADALSTADNIMTFRLVMKQVALEQGVQATFMPKPFSEYPGSGMHTHLSLFEGDRNAFYESGAEYQLSKVGRSFIAGLLRHAAETAAVTNQWVNSYKRIWGGSSRSAGAGGEAPSYICWGHNNRSALIRVPMYKPGKTGSSRVEVRSIDSGANPYLTYAVLLAAGLKGIEEGYELPAGADDDVWALSDAERRAMGIEPLPQNLGEAISLMERSELVAETLGEHVFDFFLRNKKQEWEEYRSEVTAFELRKNLPVL, encoded by the coding sequence ATGGACAAGCAGCAGGAATTCGTCCTCCGGACGCTTGAGGAGCGCGACATCCGCTTCGTGCGCCTGTGGTTCACCGACGTACTGGGCTTCCTGAAGTCCGTCGCGGTCGCGCCCGCGGAGCTGGAGCAGGCCTTCGACGAGGGCATCGGGTTCGACGGCTCCGCGATCGAGGGCTTCGCCCGGGTCTACGAGTCCGACATGATCGCCAAGCCGGACCCGAGCACGTTCCAGATACTGCCGTGGCGCGCGGAGGCCCCCGGGACCGCCCGGATGTTCTGCGACATCCTGATGCCGGACGGCTCGCCGTCCTTCGCGGACCCGCGGTACGTCCTCAAGCGCATCCTGAACAAGACCTCCGACCTGGGCTTCACCTTCTACACCCACCCGGAGATCGAGTTCTTCCTGCTGAAGGACAAGCCGCTGGACGGCACCCGCCCGGTGCCGGCCGACAACTCCGGCTACTTCGACCACACCCCGCAGAACGTGGGCATGGACTTCCGCCGCCAGGCGATCACCATGCTCGAATCCATGGGCATCTCGGTGGAGTTCAGCCACCACGAGGGTGCCCCCGGCCAGCAGGAGATCGACCTCCGCTACGCCGACGCGCTCTCCACGGCCGACAACATCATGACCTTCCGCCTGGTCATGAAGCAGGTGGCCCTCGAGCAGGGCGTGCAGGCCACTTTCATGCCGAAGCCGTTCTCGGAGTACCCCGGCTCGGGCATGCACACCCACCTCTCCCTCTTCGAGGGCGACCGCAACGCCTTCTACGAGTCGGGCGCCGAGTACCAGCTCTCCAAGGTCGGCCGCTCCTTCATCGCGGGCCTCCTGCGCCACGCGGCCGAGACCGCGGCGGTCACCAACCAGTGGGTCAACTCCTACAAGCGCATCTGGGGCGGCTCCTCCCGCAGCGCCGGCGCGGGCGGCGAGGCCCCCTCGTACATCTGCTGGGGCCACAACAACCGCTCGGCGCTGATCCGCGTCCCGATGTACAAGCCGGGCAAGACGGGCTCCTCGCGCGTCGAGGTCCGCTCGATCGACTCGGGCGCGAACCCGTACCTCACCTACGCCGTCCTCCTGGCGGCCGGCCTCAAGGGCATCGAGGAGGGCTACGAACTGCCGGCGGGCGCCGACGACGACGTCTGGGCCCTCTCCGACGCCGAACGCCGCGCGATGGGCATCGAACCCCTCCCGCAGAACCTCGGCGAGGCCATCTCCCTGATGGAGCGCAGCGAACTCGTCGCCGAAACCCTGGGCGAGCACGTCTTCGACTTCTTCCTGCGCAACAAGAAGCAGGAGTGGGAGGAGTACCGCTCGGAGGTCACGGCCTTCGAACTCCGCAAGAACCTCCCGGTCCTGTAG
- a CDS encoding DUF3105 domain-containing protein, with protein MASNSGRTNQHTDPHSRQARIAEMRRADQIRERRNKAIAITAASAVVVGLVGFGAWVLIDQKQAEQRKEAAAEKIRKEAEEIRKQPVEGEQLWDVKKLGRNHVETPVKYEMNPPVGGDHHPRWMNCNGDVYTNPVPEVNAVHSLEHGAVWVTYNEKALKADVDKLAATVGKTPYTLMSPVKEQTGPITLSAWGKQLTVDSADDPRVSQFFTKYVQGEQTPEPGAACTSGLAGK; from the coding sequence ATGGCCAGCAATTCCGGCAGGACCAACCAGCACACCGACCCGCACTCCCGCCAGGCGCGCATAGCCGAGATGCGGCGCGCCGACCAGATCCGGGAGCGGCGCAACAAGGCCATCGCCATCACGGCCGCGTCGGCCGTCGTCGTCGGCCTCGTCGGCTTCGGCGCCTGGGTGCTGATCGACCAGAAGCAGGCCGAGCAGCGCAAGGAGGCGGCCGCGGAGAAGATCCGCAAGGAGGCCGAGGAGATCCGCAAGCAGCCGGTCGAGGGCGAGCAGCTCTGGGACGTGAAGAAGCTCGGCCGCAATCACGTCGAGACCCCGGTGAAGTACGAGATGAACCCGCCGGTCGGCGGCGACCACCACCCCCGCTGGATGAACTGCAACGGTGACGTCTACACGAACCCGGTGCCGGAGGTGAACGCCGTGCACTCACTGGAGCACGGCGCGGTCTGGGTGACGTACAACGAGAAGGCCCTCAAGGCCGACGTGGACAAGCTCGCCGCGACCGTCGGCAAGACCCCGTACACGCTGATGAGCCCGGTCAAGGAGCAGACCGGCCCGATCACGCTCAGCGCATGGGGCAAGCAGCTGACCGTGGACAGCGCGGACGACCCGCGGGTGTCGCAGTTCTTCACGAAGTACGTGCAGGGCGAGCAGACCCCGGAGCCGGGCGCGGCCTGCACGAGCGGGCTGGCCGGCAAGTGA